The Pleuronectes platessa chromosome 10, fPlePla1.1, whole genome shotgun sequence genome contains a region encoding:
- the has2 gene encoding hyaluronan synthase 2: MKCQRILTYLRIFGTTMFGVSLLVGISTAYIMGYQFFTTAGNHLSFGLYGAILVVHLVIQSLFALLEHRNMRRSLETPIKLNKSLALCIAAYQEDPNYLRKCLVSVRRLTYPGIKVIMVIDGNSDDDFYMMEIFKEVMGWDKSCTYVWRSNYHHRGPEETDESYAESLQQISRLVLNNKCVCIMQKWGGKREVMYTAFKALGRSIDYVQVCDSDTMLDPASSIEMVKVLEEDPMVGGVGGDVQILNKYESWISFLSSVRYWMAFNIERACQSYFGCVQCISGPLGMYRNSLLHEFVEAWYNQTFMGSHCSFGDDRHLTNRVLSLGYATKYTARSKCLTETPVTYLRWLNQQTRWSKSYFREWLYNSMWFHKHHLWMTYEAVITGFFPFFLIATAIQLFYQGRLWNILLFLLIVQAVALIKSAFASCLRGNIVMVFMSFYSVLYMSSLLPAKMFAIATINKSGWGTSGRKTVVTNFIGLIPISVWFTILFIGIIYTLIVQAKKPFPESEKIILVIGAVVYASYWVMLLTLYTVLINKCGKRKKETHYDMVLDV; the protein is encoded by the exons ATGAAGTGTCAAAGAATTCTCACCTACCTGCGGATATTTGGCACCACCATGTTCGGCGTGTCTCTCCTGGTAGGCATCTCCACAGCCTACATCATGGGCTACCAGTTTTTCACCACAGCCGGCAATCACCTATCCTTTGGCCTGTATGGCGCCATCTTGGTTGTCCACCTCGTCATCCAGAGCCTCTTTGCGCTCCTAGAACATAGGAACATGCGGCGCTCCCTAGAGACACCGATCAAACTGAACAAGTCCCTGGCGCTGTGCATCGCAGCGTACCAAGAAGACCCGAACTACCTGAGGAAATGCCTGGTGTCGGTGAGGAGGCTGACGTACCCGGGGATCAAAGTGATCATGGTGATTGACGGGAACTCAGATGATGACTTTTACATGATGGAGATTTTCAAAGAGGTGATGGGATGGGACAAATCGTGCACCTACGTGTGGCGTAGCAACTATCATCACAGGGGCCCAGAGGAGACGGATGAGAGCTACGCTGAGAGCCTTCAGCAAATCTCCAGGCTGGTGCTGaacaacaagtgtgtgtgcatcatgCAGAAGtggggagggaagagagaagtCATGTACACAGCCTTCAAAGCACTGGGGAGGAGCATTGACTATGTGCAG GTGTGTGACTCTGACACCATGCTTGACCCAGCATCATCGATTGAGATGGTGAAGGTGCTTGAAGAAGACCCGATGGTTGGAGGGGTTGGAGGAGACGTACAG ATCCTGAACAAATATGAGTCATGGATCTCCTTCTTGAGCAGTGTACGGTACTGGATGGCCTTCAACATTGAACGGGCTTGCCAGTCCTACTTCGGCTGTGTGCAGTGCATCAGCGGGCCTTTAGGAATGTACCGGAACTCACTCCTGCATGAGTTTGTCGAGGCCTGGTACAACCAGACATTCATGGGATCCCACTGCAGTTTTGGGGATGACCGTCATCTCACAAACCGAGTTCTCAGCCTTGGGTATGCCACCAAATACACAGCACGATCAAAGTGCCTCACAGAAACTCCGGTCACGTACTTGCGATGGCTCAACCAACAGACTCGATGGAGTAAGTCATACTTCAGAGAATGGCTATATAACTCCATGTGGTTCCACAAGCATCATCTATGGATGACTTATGAGGCTGTGATCACAGGCTTCTTCCCATTCTTTCTCATTGCCACTGCGATCCAACTCTTTTATCAAGGAAGGCTGTGgaatattttgttatttctgcTCATTGTGCAGGCAGTGGCATTGATCAAGTCAGCATTCGCTAGTTGCCTCAGAGGAAACATTGTCATGGTGTTCATGTCGTTCTATTCTGTACTGTACATGTCAAGCCTGTTGCCAGCCAAAATGTTTGCAATAGCAACAATCAACAAGTCTGGCTGGGGGACCTCTGGGAGGAAAACTGTAGTAACGAACTTCATTGGTCTGATTCCAATATCAGTTTGGTTCACTATCCTCTTCATTGGGATTATCTACACATTAATCGTGCAGGCTAAAAAACCTTTTCCTGAATCAGAAAAAATCATTCTGGTCATAGGGGCAGTTGTTTATGCCAGTTACTGGGTCATGCTGTTGACATTGTATACAGTGCTCATAAATAAGTGTGggaagaggaaaaaggaaacaCACTACGATATGGTGCTGGACGTCTGA